In the genome of Hevea brasiliensis isolate MT/VB/25A 57/8 chromosome 14, ASM3005281v1, whole genome shotgun sequence, the window TAATATTCTTATGGGTCCACTGACAATCTTCACTCTACTTTTGAGGCTCTCTCACTTATATGGAAATGGCACTGCACTGTAGCCCCTCAAAGGATTACCATATGTATTTAAGAGATTGAGAAGTTCACTATCAAAGGCTCTCTCACCTTCATGCCATTTACTGGACTGCATCACAATAAGAGAGTCATTACTTGATCTTATTGGTTTTGCAGATTTAGTCTGATGGTGTTTGTCTTAAATGAGATCAGTTGTGTTAATGTTACAAAGCACTTTCCTATagttttaaattctttaaaacaTGAATCTGATCCTCATGAAATTGGTTGCAtctcttaatttctttttaacttcTTACAGCTTCTTTCAGTGGCTACATTTCTTGGAGCAATATTTTGCTTCTCTGCCTTCTGTTTTAAAAGCATGTATGTTTTCCTTGCTCTTTTCGCAATTGGCGAGCTTCTTGTCTTTGCAACTCAGGTACTTTCATTTCTTAAGCAGAAATGACCTCTTCTTAATTGCCTGCTCCATTCAGTGTTCAAATACAAGCTATTATATTCTTAATGCTTATCGATTATCGTTTGATGTATTTATCACAATATAACAAACGATGTTTGTTTGTGTAGGGCCCTGTAAATTACATATGTCTCCATTGTGTCAAACCAAGTATGAGACCGTTATCTATGGCTATTTCTACTGTTTCAATTCACTTATTTGGAGATGTGCCTTCCTCCCCCCTTGTTGGGGTCCTCCAGGTTTGCCTTCATTGCTTCAATGGCCAGGCCTTTGCCACTAGTGAAACTGTTGTTGTTTGCTAATGAAAGACTAAGATACACCCATAGGATTTGCAAGAATTTTGAAGAAAGAAGCATAACCCATTTTCTTTCTTAGAAGCCTATGCAAGGACAATTGAATTCAAATTCAGAAACATGACTATGAGATTGCTAATGAAGAAAGCACTTGTATCTTCTTAGCAGCGTGTACAAATAAACTAGATATAAAAGCATGCCAGACTGATTTTGtgattatttttgaaaatatcaCTTGTCTACATTATATTACCTTAGAACATTGAAAATTAAGATGTTAAGTAGTCAATATTTTGCTTGCAAATCACTCAACTTTGGAGATATCCTGCAGGACTATATCAACAATTGGAGGGAGACTGCTCTTATTCTGACAGCCATTTTGTTTATAGCAGCTGGGATATGGTTTATAGGTAATTGATTCTTAATGGCTATTTCCTATTATTTTCATCAAATAAGCTATTAGGTCAACACTTTGTGGACACAGAATTGAATTTTAGTCCTGGGCAGTGATACTCATTTAGCATGTATGAATGGGAATTCCATGATCATTCATCTACCCAACACATAGGTAGTTGGTCACTGCAAAAATGGTTTAGGAATGAATCTCCTTTTTGTTTGATTTCTTAGAGGAAAGAAGCAAATGTTTGTTCTCCCTGAGGGGACTGTCCCATGGTTAAATTTGAGATTCTGGCTTTGGAGATCTAAGGTTATGTGAAGTTATGACTGAAAAGATTTAACTTCAGGGCTACCCACTTGGTATGTAGTCCAACCATTCCCGCACGCACACACCGGAAGAGAGAGATACTATTTCAGTGATCTACATTGCAGTTAAATTGGTTGATAACGAGATAATTGATCTAATATCAACATATATACTTATATGTATTTTAGGATTAATTGCAAAATACCATACAATTGTACAGATTTCCATCGGCATACTCATAGTTATGTAATTTATGTGTGCTTGGCAGGGATATTCATGCGCAGTGTAGATaggtttaatgaagaaagtgGGCATCCAACAATTTTAACCGACAGGACAAACATGACGCCTTTACTTGAAGGTGAAGGCAAGACAGCAGGAACAACAGAAACTTCTGCAGAGCCATGAATCCTTACCAGAAGTAGTTTTTTCCCCTGCAAGCCCTTGCAAGAATTGTAAagcttttttcttcttcttcttttctttttattttattttattttatttttttgctttTAAATTTCTACACATCCTATAGGTTTGAGGGTTATGTGATGCTCTCTCATGTAAATAAGCTTCGTACGAGTCCAGGAAAAACTTCAATGGTTTGAATAATTAATGCATTGGTTCAAGTAATACAGGGATCAAGGGTGGAGTTCCATGAGCTGAGCGATAACTCGTCTTCCATTTTGTTCTCACCTGCCTCTACATCCCATGATGAACCAAATTCTATATATAGTAATAACAGATCCTTTTTCAAGATTAAACCCTTCTTCCTCGTAACTTTATTCTGAAATGCAGGTCCTAATCCAATATTAATGAACAAACTTTCTCCGAGGAAAATTAAATCTTTATCATATTGATAGGGATAGCATGTCCTACAGTCAAATAATGTCAATTATGCAGTTGTAAACTTGTAATACCTTTGCTTAGTCAATGGTTAAGCTTCTACCTTATAGCGCAGGAGCAAAAAGTTCAAACTCTAAAAGCTCATTTCCCTTTAAAAatttctggaaaaaaaaaaaaccctatacGTATACTAGTATGGTGGGCTTAGCCACTGATATGGTGAGAGTAAAAGGGGAAATGATGCGGCAGTGGGCAAAGttcaataataattatattaaacttgagaaattgaggtTAAACTCTCCTCTCCCTTTCCCTACATACgtaatcaaaaaataaaaaggaaataacGCTCAGTGTATCATCCATGGTCCATTTAGCCTcttaataatgataataaagaCATGATATGGCATTTTTAGACTTGAAAACACGCTAGGTAATTGAATAAAAGTGACTCCGAAAGGAGCAAGTCAATCATCAAGCTAAGTTTTACATGTTGAATATCTAATATTTGATTTTCCACATCACAGATGAATGTGAGCTATCAACCGCATATGAAAGTTGAGAAGATACagtcccatttattttatgggcCAACAATTTCGACTTCAACATGCATAGCAACTCTTTATGCTGAGATTGTTTTCTCTTCAATACCTTGATAAAAGCATTCAACCCAAGCCATTCAACTTCTTCCGCAGCCAGTTGAAGAACTGTATGGAAATGAGAACCAGTATTTGCAGAAAGCATCCTTTTCTTTATAAGCATGTACATATACCTAGAATCAGTGAACAAAAAGACAGCAAAAAAGGATAAAACTTAGGGGGGTGAGGGCGGTGCAAAAGCCAAACCAGTATCTACATTAAGATGCTATAAAAGAAAATATCTTATGCAAATGCCACTGGGGTCATTTTTTAGCAACTAGTAGCATATCCTGGGCACGACCATTGGTAGCATATATCACAATAGGCATATGATCATTTGATAATCCTTGTTAAGGTTAGCAATATAGAAGTATCTACATACCTTAACGACCTTTCAATGGTTTTTAAATGGTATCTCGGGTGTAGTTTGCAGATGTACAACATCTCAGAAACATAACAATGGAACTTCATCGCACATAACAAAAATGACTGATAGATATTTAATCTAACAACAGGTTCTGAGTTAATGTTTGAATCAAAGAATATGGGATGGCACTTGGGTCTCATGAAGTCACACAATTTCGCCTTCAGATGGTGACCAGGTTTACCCTGCCAAGAGACAGTAAGTGTTGACCTCAAATGGTTGTTCAGATACCTGCATGATACCAGAAACACaaccataaaaataaataagcctaATAAAGTGTATGGCATGCATCAGTCCACAAAATCACTAGTACAAACCTTGTATAATCTGCCTGAACTTCTAAAGTACAAGAGTTCAAAAGCAAGCCACTCCATCGAATAAATGAGATACCATCTTCACCAACATAAACCCTGTTTGATGGAAGCCCTGATGCATGTCTGGCATCAAAATTAAGACAGAATTTCTCCTCATTCATATAGCAGTTATAATCCCGAAATCCTCTCCGTAATCTGGTGTAAAAGCCAGCAGCCAGCCTCTTCGACGTTGATATAAAGCAGAAGTCATCAATTAATCTGAGTAGCATATAACAATGGGATGGGCTGATTCTATCCTCACTGCTATTTCCTGCAACAGAAGCATCCTGACATTTGTGTCTTCTAGATAAATCTTCAGTTGCCAGTTCATAATTTTTTTCAAGAAATGGAAAGATCACATTTCTTTCAAGGTGCCCATAGTATAATGAGCAAAGCAGAGAAGACAAAATGCTTCCTTGGGGTATACCAACGCCTTGTAAATAAAACTTTTTATCTAACTGCAGTACATTACGCTTCACATGCTCATTTAGATTGAAAAAGAGTTCCCTCTTCTTCATATACCTGCTGGACCCCTGCAACAAGGAAAGTAATTAACAACTTTAAGCTTCTGACAGGGCAAAAATCTAATTTTGAGATGATCATCTtttgataagaaaagaaattttgtTAAGatagaaaaatatattattgaGGAGGATAAGGTATCCTGCTATcccaattaaatatatattagagTACAATATTTACACCTTTTAGGCCATATCAACCATGTGTGTTTGGATGATTGGCTGGTTTTTTATATCTATATATGAGATGCCACACAAAGCAAAAAGACTAAAACCTTAAAGAGTGACACCAGATAACCTTTATTCATAGAATTACAGTTATACTAATCAAAATATTGTTCAACATAAACTTAAGCAAACAATAGGCTTATAATATACATTAAGAGGAAAGGTTGTCTACATTAGCAACCCTACTGGAATTTTTACTTGGAAAGATGTTTGTCGCAGCTTTAGTAGAGAGGTAAGCACTACTGCATATTTATCATTTTCGAGATACTTCTCTGTATCTGTTTCTTTGTGTGTGTACCTATGCATGGACAAGCATGCAAATGTTTTGTATATTTTGGATGCAAACCTCAAACTGAAAGCATATCAATAATTTTGCAATGAacttaatttcaaaaaaaaaaaattgcaagacACTCCAATCTTGTTGTAAGTGCTAAATTATGCttgcttgtacaaaaatttcttAACATTCCAATTTTCTGAAGGTGACACTTCACACTTGGGTATTTTGACTATTTTCTTTGGCTGACATATTTGAACATATATAGGAGGGATTAAATTCCTGTTAGGAAGGGCCAGGAAGAAACAAAGGGGTTTCAAATTTCTTTACATTTAATTGGATTATCCCATATTGATGGCTAGGGTATCCTTAATCAAGGCACAGATGGGACAAGTTCAATGGGCAGTCCATAAGGCTCATGGACTAGATCAGTACATGGCACTTGGCAGAAGTCTGATCTAAGGTCTTGCATTGCGAAGAGTTACATGTTCAGTCCTAGAGAATATGGTATGTGCAAAAAATTTATGCATCTTGCAGTTTCAGTTTCATAGACTTAAAGATCTGCAATTTGTTTCAAGGTTGGCAGCTTCTTGTTTCAGATCTGTTTCAAAAAGCAACTGGTTGTACCAATGAAGTATATGCATATGGTAAATTCCAATAATCTCTGCTACTACTGAATTCTTGGTCAAATCTTTCGTGATTATCAAGGCAAAAGCTTATTTGATCTTAGGTTCGCATGCACATTTTATAGCATATCTTTTTCAAGTTCACACTATTTAAATTCTTAGTTGGATTCCACGTTCTGTTCACATGGAAATTTTAACAGAGATTCCTTGCCAAAGGACACAACATCAGCACTGTTAGGCTCTGTTAATGGAATATGACTAATGGTTTATGTTCACATAATATTAAGACTtgatttgaaaatataaaatttacagTTGTAAAATATTAGAAGTTGGGGTGTAGTtctcccaattaaataaatagcACTGTCAAAATCAACAAAGCATCTCAGATCAAATACCTGATTAACAAGCACAGTATGCAGTGAACCAAAGCGAGCAGAATAACTCTTTGCAAAACCAGTACTAATATCTGGATCTGCTAATATAAGATTCTCATGAACCCACAAAGACTTCTTGGTGCAGACAACTTGAGAAGACTGCTGTAGAAGATATTCATCTTCATGTATGACATCTTTCATTACATTAAGCAACTTATCTTGATCAATAGAATCAAATGCCTTTGATACATCAGAAACAACAATGAATAAATCAGGCAAGGTACCCAATTCATTCTTCAGGCCAATAATAAACAGGCATAACTTTTTATGGATATCATTATAGTCAAACACTGACGACCCTAACCTCTCTGGTTCTCTTAACTGTATACCTTTTAGAACAGCATGAGTATCGCGAAGAACACAATTCACAGACTTGAAATGCTTATATTTAACTGACTTACTGCAAACTTGTGCTTTTCTTGGCATTCCTATGGAAGAGGATTCTTGAACAAGCATTCTTGATGGTGCTTTCAGATTTGCAAGCATTCTAGCTCCATTCTCTTTTGGGCATAGTCTGAGCTTTGAGAACCCAAATAACCTCTTGCTTATGATTCTTTTTACATCACTGGCATCTAAGCACTGGTAGTTCTGATCTTTCAAGCAACCTATGGTTCGATTTTTCAACTTCTCCCAAATTGACTTCCGATAATAAAAGATGTCCTGTTTACCATGCTCGCTTTCAGTGACATAGAAGTTGGCTTGCACTAGAGGAACAACCAAACATGAAAAGAACCACAATATCCATCTCTGTAAAAGCATATGTTTCAAACTACTTGCAGCATTATTCAACTTACAGAATTCCtcgtgcatttctaaattttgccCTTGCACATTATTTGGCACCCCAGCATCCAAGTAGCACAAAGAATGTTTATCTGATAGAAACGGGAACCCTGAAGTCTTCAATTTATGCATACAttgttttaatgaaaatttttcaAATCTTCTTAGctgaatgaacttggaaatatTTCTCCTCAAGATTCTCCAGTTGGAAGGAGATCCCAACAAATCTGGAGGAACTAAATTTCTACAAACAGCCCATATAAATGATACCACCTGACTTTTTGAACAATAAGACTTTATGGCCTCAGTCTGGGGATCATTGGTTTCTGGTGTTCTTTTGCAATGTTCAATATTAAGACCACGGAATTTCTCAGATACTTCTCTCTTTGAATCATTATCCTGAAAACAAACTTCCTTATGCATTTAACCTTTCTTATAATAAAACAAAGTACATTAAATATGAATTGGATGCACCTTACACTTGCACATAAAAAACATTGGAAACTAACCTTAAATACTGAGTTTGAATTTAGATTGGTAATCTGCGTCAATGATAGAACGCAATGCTTATCCAATAATCTAAGATGCTTGCAGCAATGAGTTCGGCGTATCAGAATCTTAAGCAACTTAACAAGTGAATGGTACCTAAGGAATGAAAGCATAAAGAGATTAATACAATGTTAGTTGTTACTTGTTAGTTTAATGGCCCACATATGAGTGTAGCCTATCACATGCAAAGAATAGCTTCACTAAAAGGACTACCTAACTAGAAGCATTATCATGTGTCTAGTTTTCTACAAAAACACCGAAGGAGGCAAGAGACTacacatcaatcacaatatggcCCATGAATCATCTTCCACTCCCATTCTTTCATCTCTCTGGAACTAAGCCTTTCAAGGAATTTAAATTGCAAGTCTTCTCCATGCGGAGCTGTATAAGCCCAGGCCATTCACATTCACCTCAACTGGAAAATATCATGTTGACATGTTCTTGAATTCACAAATTGTAGATGCGACATCTAATAGTAGCAGTGGACCCTAAATTTAACTAAATGAGGTAAAGCCATCCAATCTGGTTTTTGAACAAGCCTAACAAAGTGAAGCAGTACATATTAGATTTGATTTAGTTGTCAAGAAAAGCATAAAGAGGTGAATTTTATTGGAAAATCAACTAAATGAAAACCATAAAAGAAGGAAAAATTAAGTTTATTAAAATCCTATATTAATAAGTGTGAAAACTTAGCTTACAGGCTTGAAGATCCAATGAGACAGAAGTGACTGCTGAGGGAGCATGGCACTGATGGAGCATTCACATTTACATCAGATAGGCCAAAAATACTCCCAACAAGAGACTTTGAACCAGCAAAATTGGGCTTTAAGGAATTTAACAAATCTGAATATAATTAAGGTTGTACACAATTTCTTTTATAATCAAGAAAACAAGCAACAGAACATTAATACAGCACAAATTTAAAGTTGCACTGTGTTTCTAGGAAAGAAACATGTACTTACAAATAGAACAGCATAATGTTATTAGGGACGACCAAAGAATTAAGAATCAGTAGAATAGGTGATGAATACCACAATGCTAACATTGAGTTATGGCTCATAATTCTTAGAGAAATTTACTATTCGCTACGACCCTGGCAAAGGGAGGAGCTCCGTAAGAAGGGGTAGTTTTTGTTTAGCCCATCAGCAAGTAGTAGGGGGTGCAAGGGCATCCACACCAGAATAAATGGAGTTTTCCGAAAAAACCTGCTAGTGTAACATTCTCATGTTACAATGCAATGTTGATGATCTAGGCCATTCTGTATTATTGAGGGTGATTATGTAAATCCTAATCCTATTTGTGGTAGGAATCCTAGGTGTATAAGGATTAGGTAAATATAAATAGTGTTGTAATATTCTCATTCTAAGTGCCTATTTGGCATTGAATTTGGAAGGCCAAAACTATTTTCTAAATAAAAACATCATTTAGATACTATTGAAAAAAGCAGTTTGAAAaagtttttttttcattttagtattcttataactaaaatttatcaaatttaattttaaattattttttaatactctccaactagcatatttaaaaaagtgattttctcaacAGCAATTCCAACAGCAATACTAAACAAACCCTAATATAGTGAAAAAGCAAGCAACTGCCTGTGGATGTAGGCACACTTGCCAAACCATAAAATGTTATTGTGTTCGTTTTCTCCATAAATTTTCTAAACTGCTTGTGTGTGTTTTCAAGGGTATTTTTCACTAACAGCTAAGCAAGTAGAAAAATATGAAGAGAGAAAATCTTATGGCCATGTATGTCTTAAAGTACTTCCAGGATACGTTTTTTGGGAAGAACAGATGAAGAACATTTCAAATTGTAGAACATGGGTTGCCTATTAATCAGTGCCCCTTTGGTGATTAGATGGGCAGACTGCAACACAAGAAAACAAGAGCATTGCTGGGACATCTGCAGTTACAAAAAATTAATAATGTGCAATAACCAGGGGAAGAATGATATCCTACCTACATTTTAGGATAAACTCAAAAGTTACCATTTCAAAGTTCATAAGAAAAAGAATACctctctcaaaaaaaaaaaaaaagtacctTTTTATGAGAATCACTTTTACTGTTATTAAGGTCATATTGAAGTCTCCTGAGTGTTCTATCTTCATTTAAGTGAAAGGTCTTATCACTGGGTTCTTCGACATCTAAATGCCTGTGCCTTTTGCAGCGCTGCCACCGAAATACTCTTGAACGCTTTTTGGGCTTCTCTATAACCTGATTTAAGCCTTGAAGTCTTTTATTCAAGAACCCTTCATATTTCAAAGTACAAGGTTCAGTTGTTGGTGTTGCTGCTTCTGCAACACCCATCTGGACACATCTATTAGCGATATGCTCATTGGAAGGTCTTATACTAGTGCTTTCATCGATATCTGAATGCTTTTGCTTTTTGCAACGCTGCCACCTAAGAGGTCTTGAACGCTTTCTGGGATTCACCAGTTCATTTGAATGTACTTTATAGTTTGTAGAATCAGCTCCAACTGTTGTTGCAGCTGCTTTAGAGACACTCATCTGGCCATATTTGCTAGCAGGATTCCTGCTGAAACGCTTTATATAATTACCACCGCTACAACCAACACAATTTATGGAACCCAGAATACAGAGAGGATTATGCTGCTGTATATCAGATGTTGAAATAGCACTATCATCCCCATCCCTCTTCTTCCCATGTCCtgacaaaaataaattttatttcaatgatcCTGTCCTAATTTTCCATCAATCTTTATGTAGTAATAAATTGCAAATAGCTAATAAATAtaggaaaatcacaaaaaaaaagcatgaagaagaatagagcaaGAGTAGGAAACAAGGACATTATAAAACATTCCCCCCAGTAGTCAGAATCTCTTATTTGtgacaaaaatattattttcattcCAAAAAAAGGTTAGGATTATCTCTGGCATTCAGATTCTCTTATTTGAACACAAGAATGGTATTTCAACATCCCTATCAGGTTACATTAACCTTCCCTTCTTCTAATATATAAGCATAGCATTATAGTCACTTATCAACATATCAGAGTAGTGATTGATCTAGCCAATCTAAACGTGGAGACAATTTTGGACCCACAGATAGGATGATCTAGTAATAAAACTTATTCCACGCACAAGTCCAATAACATAAGGAAGCGTTTCTCAACTGCTTTTCCTGAAACAAAAGAATGAACCATTTCATCTAAGAACGTGACTTTCTCAAGCAAAAAGAAATTATGCAATAACTACATCCTTAAGAGACCTCCAATCCAAAAATATGACACTTTTCGACTTTTAGTTACCAAAATGGATGACCGAAGGATCTTGACATTGTGGCTCTGTTGTACGCTTCGTCAACTTAAGGACCAAATTATTCACAGGTGGACCAGCCACCTGATGGTGTTTCTTACGAGGAAGTGGCAAAAAAATTGACGTATGCTTTAGAAGATAAAACATGATGCCATCCCCCACCTGCATTTACGCAATTTGTGCACTACCTGATATAATTTGATAAAGTAATACCAAGGCACAAGACCATTTGAAATAAGTTGAACCCACATTATACCCTTTTTAATAGAAGACTCCATGCTGAAGAAGTCAGAAGCTCCACAATGGGGCTTGAATGATTACACTGTCACAAATGGATAAATCCttcaataaaacaaaataaatatcaaGCAGCCATTCCAATCCAAATGTATAAGATACTTCAAATGTATGCGTTGAATCACCCCACTAAAAATTCAACTAGGCCTCAGTTAAGAAATACTTTGACAACATGGGTCATTTTCCTCCCTCCAATTGTAtctaggaatatatatatatatatatatatatatatatatacatatactttTTCAAATACATTATGAAGGTCTAACAGGACCCTTTAGCAAACTAGAATCATACATACCAAGGAGCAATAgaaaatgaaaatacttgccttgTCATAAGCAACAGGACCCTTTAGCAAACTAGAATTATACATACCAAGGAGCAATAgaaaatgaaaatacttgccttgTCATAAGCACAGCAAATTACATTCGAAGACGTCGGTTGCTCTCTCATTATCATTTCAATAGTCCTTATCACGATCTGAAAACACAAATACATTTCAGAAAACAAGCTAAACAAATAGCAATACACATAAAAGACAGGGCGTTCATGAAGATGGACCTCGTGTTGAGGCCAATTGTTGCAAGGACGGAACTCCGTAGCAGCGAAAGGAGGCGCATTGTCAGTAACGACGATGAAGCAGTGATTGAGAAGCTTGCGATAATCGGGTGGATCTCGGGATTGGAGGAGAAAAGACATGACATTTTCGGAGGTGCCACAGCAATTGAGGCAGAGCCGACCCTTGCAGTGGCAGGACGGCGGTGGAGGTGGCGAGTGAGGTGGAATTAAGGATGTGATGGTGGTGGCTAGGGTCCGAGCCCGGTCCCTAAACAGCCTCCATAGGACCAATGGGACCCTTCGTTTCTTCCGCATTCTCTACACAGAGGGGAAAAAGGATGGAATCTCTGAGGCGAGTGTGTGACAGTTTGAGCAGAGTGTAACACCGTGTTTGGAAAGGAATTAGGAGGGAGGAGAGGGATTAGTtccctaaattttatattttaggaAGAGAAATTCtttacaaaataaattaaaatttaaaatttttcaatgataaattaaaattaagagagAAAAATGGGACACGAAGGAAAGTTTTACGTCAATttgaatataataaattttatattgtatgatatttaaataataatttataaatatattcttAAGCCaagtttgaataaaaaatttccttaaaaaaatttttgtaaaaaataaaatttttgaattccaattttttttataaactaaTTTGTTTTtctaataaatcaaatttaattaagcttatattagattaattttaagaatagcAATGAATTAAAATTAAGCATTTAGTTTATTtagtttaaaaatatttaattaaaaaattaaatcaattaattataaaatcaaatcataaaaaaataattaaatggaattaaattgaaattttttttaatttaattaatttgattgtattttaaatttattttgttaaatttttttaataactaaATTCTTATTGTTTGGACCCACTGTAAAGTCCATAAAATCTGCATAACATATCATAAAATTCTCAAAATCAACAAAATATCAAATACATAATACATAAAATtcacaaaatcaataaaaaaaatttcaatcaatttggttatcgtcaaaatttttaattgaaataattaaatcaaattaaaaattaaatttttataaaaataataatcaaattaataaaaaattcaatataatttttttattaaaatcaatttcaacaaaaaaaaaattaatagaatgATCAAATAAGTACAAACTCAACTTTAACTCTGTGACATGTATACTATACtttcaattattaaattaaattaagcttaaatgaaattaaagattATCATTTCGCctcatttattataattttatttatttattgtattatattttataa includes:
- the LOC110646456 gene encoding telomerase reverse transcriptase, translating into MIRVVACFSFCKRVSSTSSLRVLRFSLFGQQLLLALKRMRKKRRVPLVLWRLFRDRARTLATTITSLIPPHSPPPPPSCHCKGRLCLNCCGTSENVMSFLLQSRDPPDYRKLLNHCFIVVTDNAPPFAATEFRPCNNWPQHEIVIRTIEMIMREQPTSSNVICCAYDKCNHSSPIVELLTSSAWSLLLKRVGDGIMFYLLKHTSIFLPLPRKKHHQVAGPPVNNLVLKLTKRTTEPQCQDPSVIHFGHGKKRDGDDSAISTSDIQQHNPLCILGSINCVGCSGGNYIKRFSRNPASKYGQMSVSKAAATTVGADSTNYKVHSNELVNPRKRSRPLRWQRCKKQKHSDIDESTSIRPSNEHIANRCVQMGVAEAATPTTEPCTLKYEGFLNKRLQGLNQVIEKPKKRSRVFRWQRCKRHRHLDVEEPSDKTFHLNEDRTLRRLQYDLNNSKSDSHKKMSQQCSCFLVLQSAHLITKGALINRQPMFYNLKCSSSVLPKKHLLNSLKPNFAGSKSLVGSIFGLSDVNVNAPSVPCSLSSHFCLIGSSSLYHSLVKLLKILIRRTHCCKHLRLLDKHCVLSLTQITNLNSNSVFKDNDSKREVSEKFRGLNIEHCKRTPETNDPQTEAIKSYCSKSQVVSFIWAVCRNLVPPDLLGSPSNWRILRRNISKFIQLRRFEKFSLKQCMHKLKTSGFPFLSDKHSLCYLDAGVPNNVQGQNLEMHEEFCKLNNAASSLKHMLLQRWILWFFSCLVVPLVQANFYVTESEHGKQDIFYYRKSIWEKLKNRTIGCLKDQNYQCLDASDVKRIISKRLFGFSKLRLCPKENGARMLANLKAPSRMLVQESSSIGMPRKAQVCSKSVKYKHFKSVNCVLRDTHAVLKGIQLREPERLGSSVFDYNDIHKKLCLFIIGLKNELGTLPDLFIVVSDVSKAFDSIDQDKLLNVMKDVIHEDEYLLQQSSQVVCTKKSLWVHENLILADPDISTGFAKSYSARFGSLHTVLVNQGSSRYMKKRELFFNLNEHVKRNVLQLDKKFYLQGVGIPQGSILSSLLCSLYYGHLERNVIFPFLEKNYELATEDLSRRHKCQDASVAGNSSEDRISPSHCYMLLRLIDDFCFISTSKRLAAGFYTRLRRGFRDYNCYMNEEKFCLNFDARHASGLPSNRVYVGEDGISFIRWSGLLLNSCTLEVQADYTRYLNNHLRSTLTVSWQGKPGHHLKAKLCDFMRPKCHPIFFDSNINSEPVVRLNIYQSFLLCAMKFHCYVSEMLYICKLHPRYHLKTIERSLRYMYMLIKKRMLSANTGSHFHTVLQLAAEEVEWLGLNAFIKVLKRKQSQHKELLCMLKSKLLAHKINGTVSSQLSYAVDSSHSSVMWKIKY